The following proteins come from a genomic window of Salvia hispanica cultivar TCC Black 2014 chromosome 4, UniMelb_Shisp_WGS_1.0, whole genome shotgun sequence:
- the LOC125222597 gene encoding LOW QUALITY PROTEIN: ATP synthase subunit beta, chloroplastic-like (The sequence of the model RefSeq protein was modified relative to this genomic sequence to represent the inferred CDS: inserted 2 bases in 1 codon), whose translation MRMNPTTSGSGVSTLEKKNLGRIIQIIGPVLDAAFPXQLVVKGRDTVGQPINVTCEVQQLLGNNRVRAVAMSATDGLMRGMEVIDTGAPLSVPVGGATLGRIFNVLGEPVDNLGPVDTRTTFPIHRSAPAFIQLDTKLSIFETGIKVVDLLAPYRRGGKIGLFGGAGVGKTVLIMELINNIAKAHGGVSVFGGVGERTREGNDLYMEMKESGVINEENIAESKVALVYGQMNEPPGARMRVGLTALTMAEYFRDVNEQDVLLFIDNIFRFVQAGSEVSALLGRMPSAVGYQPTLSTEMGSLQERITSTKEGSITSIQAVYVPADDLTDPAPATTFAHLDATTVLSRGLAAKGIYPAVDPLDSTSTMLQPRIVGEEHYETAQRVKQTLQRYKELQDIIAILGLDELSEEDRLTVARARKIERFLSQPFFVAEVFTGSPGKYVGLAETIKGFQLILSGELDGLPEQAFYLVGNIDEATAKAINLEMESNLKK comes from the exons atgagAATGAATCCTACTACTTCTGGTTCTGGGGTTTCCAcgcttgaaaaaaaaaacctggGGCGTATTATCCAAATCATTGGTCCGGTACTAGATGCGGCCTTTCC CCAGCTGGTAGTTAAAGGCCGAGATACTGTTGGTCAACCAATTAATGTGACTTGTGAGGTACAGCAATTATTAGGAAATAATCGAGTTAGAGCTGTAGCTATGAGTGCTACAGATGGTCTGATGAGAGGAATGGAAGTGATTGATACGGGAGCTCCTCTAAGTGTTCCAGTCGGTGGAGCGACTCTAGGACGCATTTTTAATGTGCTTGGAGAGCCTGTTGATAATTTAGGTCCTGTAGATACTCGTACAACATTTCCTATTCATCGATCTGCGCCTGCCTTTATACAGTTAGATAcaaaattatctatttttgaaaCAGGAATTAAAGTAGTAGATCTTTTAGCACCTTATCGCCGCGGGGGAAAAATCGGACTATTTGGTGGAGCTGGGGTTGGTAAAACGGTACTCATTATGGAATTGATTAACAATATTGCCAAAGCCCATGGGGGGGTATCCGTATTTGGCGGAGTGGGTGAACGTACTCGTGAAGGAAATGATCTTTACATGGAAATGAAAGAATCTGGagtaattaatgaagaaaatattgcAGAATCAAAAGTGGCTTTAGTTTATGGCCAGATGAATGAACCGCCGGGAGCTCGTATGAGAGTTGGTTTGACTGCTCTAACGATGGCGGAATATTTCCGAGATGTTAATGAACAAGACGTACTTCTATTTATCGACAATATCTTCCGTTTCGTTCAAGCCGGATCCGAAGTATCGGCCTTATTGGGTAGAATGCCTTCCGCTGTCGGTTATCAACCCACCCTGAGTACTGAAATGGGCTCTTTACAAGAAAGAATTACTTCTACCAAAGAAGGATCCATAACTTCTATTCAAGCGGTTTATGTACCTGCAGACGATTTGACCGATCCTGCCCCTGCTACCACATTTGCACATTTAGATGCTACTACCGTACTATCAAGAGGATTAGCTGCCAAAGGGATCTATCCGGCAGTAGATCCTTTAGATTCAACCTCAACCATGCTTCAACCTCGGATCGTTGGTGAGGAACATTATGAAACTGCGCAAAGAGTTAAGCAAACTTTACAACGTTATAAAGAGCTTCAGGACATTATAGCTATCCTTGGGTTGGACGAATTATCCGAAGAGGATCGTTTAACCGTAGCAAGAGCGCGAAAAATTGAGCGTTTCTTATCACAACCCTTTTTTGTAGCCGAAGTATTTACCGGTTCTCCGGGGAAATATGTTGGTCTAGCAGAAACCATTAAAGGGTTTCAATTGATCCTTTCCGGAGAATTAGATGGTCTTCCTGAACAGGCCTTTTATTTAGTAGGGAATATCGATGAAGCTACCGCGAAGGCTATCAACTTAGAAATGGAGAGCAATTTGAAGAAATGA